Proteins found in one Chlamydia pneumoniae TW-183 genomic segment:
- a CDS encoding V-type ATP synthase subunit E, protein MANLNADGKLKQICDALRLDTLKPAEDEAAALLHNAKEQAKRIIQEAQEEARKILETAEERAHQKIKQGEVALSQAGKRALEALKQAVENKIFRESLVEWLEHVTTDPEVSTKLIQALVQALEAQGVSGNLTAYIGKHVSPRAVNELLGKAVTTKLRKKSVVVGSFVGGVQLKVEEKNWVLDLSSSALLEIFTRYLQKDFREMIFQGS, encoded by the coding sequence ATGGCGAATCTTAATGCCGATGGTAAGCTTAAGCAAATCTGCGATGCTTTGCGTTTAGACACTCTAAAGCCTGCAGAAGACGAGGCTGCGGCGTTATTGCATAATGCTAAAGAACAAGCGAAAAGAATTATTCAAGAAGCTCAAGAAGAAGCCAGAAAAATCTTAGAGACGGCAGAAGAGAGAGCTCATCAAAAGATAAAACAAGGCGAAGTTGCTCTAAGCCAAGCAGGGAAGCGCGCTTTGGAAGCCTTAAAACAGGCTGTAGAAAACAAAATATTTAGAGAGTCTTTAGTAGAGTGGCTGGAGCATGTAACCACCGATCCTGAGGTTTCTACAAAGTTAATTCAAGCTTTAGTGCAGGCTTTGGAAGCTCAAGGGGTTTCAGGAAATCTGACCGCCTATATAGGAAAACATGTGAGTCCTAGAGCTGTTAATGAGCTCCTAGGAAAGGCTGTAACAACAAAACTACGAAAGAAAAGTGTAGTTGTTGGAAGTTTTGTTGGTGGTGTTCAATTAAAAGTTGAAGAAAAGAACTGGGTTCTGGATCTTAGTTCCTCAGCTCTTCTTGAGATTTTCACACGTTATTTGCAGAAAGATTTTCGTGAAATGATTTTTCAAGGATCTTGA
- a CDS encoding DUF2764 family protein, whose amino-acid sequence MTQYYFLSSFLPTQLPESVPLFSISDLDDLLYLNLSENDLCNYGLLKRFFDFENFAFFWAGKPIPFSFGEVTQENIERMLSSQQWSDDNDFEDFFKDFLMNHKSSQDRLNHFSDLFREFLSYHQTNSSKFLQDYFRFQQQLRVVLAGFRARVLNMDVSYVLRDEDSSDPVVLEVLMQKDSPNYELPEEFSDLQGVLDDYGLLPHTLNRALALYQFHKLEGFCSDSYFDGNVILARCATYMFAIRNSLASVEKGREIINHIEKAIKW is encoded by the coding sequence ATGACTCAATATTATTTTTTATCTTCATTTTTACCTACTCAGCTACCAGAATCCGTACCTCTATTTTCTATTTCGGACTTAGACGATCTACTTTATTTAAACCTATCAGAAAACGATCTTTGCAATTACGGACTTCTTAAACGTTTTTTTGATTTCGAAAATTTCGCTTTCTTTTGGGCTGGTAAACCGATTCCCTTCTCTTTTGGGGAGGTGACTCAGGAAAATATAGAAAGAATGCTTTCCTCTCAGCAGTGGTCTGATGACAATGATTTTGAAGATTTCTTTAAGGATTTTTTAATGAATCATAAGTCTTCTCAAGATCGTTTGAATCACTTTTCAGATTTATTTAGAGAGTTTCTTTCCTATCATCAAACGAATTCTTCAAAGTTTCTTCAAGATTATTTCAGATTTCAACAACAACTTCGTGTTGTACTCGCGGGATTCCGTGCAAGAGTCTTGAATATGGATGTTTCCTATGTTTTGCGCGACGAAGATAGTTCCGATCCAGTTGTGCTCGAGGTGCTCATGCAGAAAGATTCTCCTAATTATGAGCTTCCTGAAGAGTTTTCGGATTTACAGGGCGTTTTGGATGACTACGGCCTCTTGCCTCATACACTGAATCGTGCGCTTGCCCTATACCAATTTCATAAACTCGAGGGATTTTGTTCTGACTCCTACTTTGATGGGAATGTCATTTTAGCAAGATGTGCTACATATATGTTTGCTATTCGTAACAGCTTAGCAAGTGTTGAAAAAGGAAGAGAAATTATTAATCATATAGAAAAGGCAATCAAATGGTAA
- a CDS encoding V-type ATP synthase subunit A, translated as MVTVSEQTAQGHVIEAYGNLLRVRFDGYVRQGEVAYVNVDNTWLKAEVIEVADQEVKVQVFEDTQGACRGALVTFSGHLLEAELGPGLLQGIFDGLQNRLEVLAEDSSFLQRGKHVNAISDHNLWNYTPVASVGDTLRRGDLLGTVPEGRFTHKIMVPFSCFQEVTLTWVISEGTYNAHTVVAKARDAQGKECAFTMVQRWPIKQAFIEGEKIPAHKIMDVGLRILDTQIPVLKGGTFCTPGPFGAGKTVLQHHLSKYAAVDIVILCACGERAGEVVEVLQEFPHLIDPHTGKSLMHRTCIICNTSSMPVAARESSIYLGVTIAEYYRQMGLDILLLADSTSRWAQALREISGRLEEIPGEEAFPAYLSSRIAAFYERGGAITTKDGSEGSLTICGAVSPAGGNFEEPVTQSTLAVVGAFCGLSKARADARRYPSIDPLISWSKYLNQVGQILEEKVSGWGGAVKKAAQFLEKGSEIGKRMEVVGEEGVSMEDMEIYLKAELYDFCYLQQNAFDPVDCYCPFERQIELFSLISRIFDAKFVFDSPDDARSFFLELQSKIKTLNGLKFLSEEYHESKEVIVRLLEKTMVQMA; from the coding sequence ATGGTAACAGTTTCAGAACAAACTGCTCAGGGACATGTTATAGAAGCTTATGGAAACTTGTTACGTGTACGCTTTGACGGATATGTTAGACAAGGTGAAGTTGCATATGTCAACGTAGATAATACCTGGTTAAAAGCAGAAGTGATTGAAGTTGCTGATCAAGAAGTCAAGGTTCAGGTATTTGAAGATACACAAGGCGCGTGTCGAGGAGCTCTTGTTACGTTTTCAGGACATCTTTTAGAAGCCGAGTTAGGGCCTGGCTTGCTTCAGGGCATTTTCGATGGACTTCAAAATCGTCTTGAGGTGCTAGCTGAAGATAGTTCTTTCTTGCAGAGAGGCAAGCATGTTAATGCTATTTCTGATCATAATTTATGGAATTATACTCCCGTAGCTTCTGTTGGGGATACTTTAAGACGAGGAGATCTTCTAGGAACAGTACCTGAAGGACGATTTACTCATAAGATTATGGTTCCTTTTTCTTGCTTTCAAGAGGTTACCCTGACTTGGGTAATTTCTGAAGGAACCTATAATGCTCATACTGTGGTCGCAAAAGCTCGAGATGCTCAGGGTAAAGAATGTGCCTTTACTATGGTGCAAAGATGGCCGATCAAACAAGCTTTTATTGAAGGAGAGAAGATCCCTGCGCATAAGATTATGGATGTGGGTTTGCGAATCTTAGATACGCAAATTCCAGTATTGAAGGGGGGAACTTTCTGTACCCCAGGACCTTTTGGTGCAGGGAAAACAGTCTTACAACACCATCTTTCTAAGTACGCTGCTGTAGATATTGTGATTTTGTGTGCGTGCGGAGAGCGTGCTGGTGAAGTTGTTGAGGTATTACAAGAGTTCCCTCATCTTATCGACCCCCATACCGGAAAGTCTTTAATGCACAGAACATGTATTATTTGTAACACATCATCCATGCCTGTGGCTGCCCGAGAGTCTTCGATCTATTTAGGAGTGACGATTGCAGAATACTATCGCCAGATGGGACTAGATATTCTGCTTTTAGCTGATTCTACATCCCGATGGGCACAAGCCCTTAGAGAGATTTCGGGACGTCTTGAAGAAATCCCTGGAGAGGAAGCATTTCCTGCATACCTGTCTTCTAGAATAGCTGCTTTTTATGAGCGAGGAGGAGCTATCACCACGAAAGATGGTTCTGAAGGATCTTTAACTATATGTGGTGCGGTGTCTCCTGCAGGAGGAAACTTTGAAGAACCAGTCACTCAATCTACATTAGCTGTAGTCGGAGCGTTCTGTGGTCTTTCAAAAGCACGAGCTGACGCACGTAGGTATCCTTCAATAGACCCTTTGATTTCTTGGTCAAAATATTTGAACCAGGTAGGACAAATTTTAGAAGAGAAGGTTTCAGGCTGGGGTGGTGCTGTGAAAAAAGCAGCACAGTTTCTAGAGAAAGGTTCAGAAATCGGCAAGCGTATGGAAGTTGTCGGTGAAGAAGGGGTTTCTATGGAAGACATGGAAATCTACTTAAAGGCAGAACTTTATGATTTTTGTTATCTCCAGCAGAACGCATTCGATCCTGTGGACTGTTATTGTCCTTTTGAGAGACAGATAGAGTTATTTTCATTAATCAGTCGTATTTTTGATGCTAAATTTGTTTTTGATAGTCCTGATGATGCAAGAAGCTTTTTCCTTGAGCTGCAGAGCAAGATTAAGACATTAAATGGCCTGAAATTTCTTTCAGAGGAATATCATGAGAGTAAAGAGGTCATAGTTAGACTGTTGGAAAAAACAATGGTACAAATGGCGTAA
- a CDS encoding V-type ATP synthase subunit B, with amino-acid sequence MQTIYTKITDIKGNLITVEAEGARLGELATITRSDGRSSYASVLRFDLKKVTLQVFGGTSGLSTGDHVTFLGRPMEVTFGSSLLGRRLNGIGKPIDNEGECFGEPIEIATPTFNPVCRIVPRSMVRTNIPMIDVFNCLVKSQKIPIFSSSGEHHNALLMRIAAQTDADIVVIGGMGLTFVDYSFFVEESKKLGFADKCVMFIHKAVDAPVECVLVPDMALACAEKFAVEEKKNVLVLLTDMTAFADALKEISITMDQIPANRGYPGSLYSDLALRYEKAVEIADGGSITLITVTTMPSDDITHPVPDNTGYITEGQFYLRNNRIDPFGSLSRLKQLVIGKVTREDHGDLANALIRLYADSRKATERMAMGFKLSNWDKKLLAFSELFETRLMSLEVNIPLEEALDIGWKILAQSFTSEEVGIKAQLINKYWPKACLSK; translated from the coding sequence ATGCAAACAATCTACACAAAAATAACTGATATTAAAGGCAATTTAATCACTGTAGAAGCAGAGGGAGCTCGTTTAGGGGAGCTTGCTACAATCACAAGATCCGACGGAAGATCTTCGTATGCTTCGGTATTGCGTTTTGACCTTAAGAAAGTAACTCTCCAGGTTTTTGGTGGCACATCGGGCTTATCCACTGGAGATCATGTCACGTTCTTAGGGAGACCCATGGAGGTCACATTTGGGAGCTCATTATTAGGCAGACGATTGAATGGTATAGGGAAACCCATTGATAATGAGGGGGAGTGTTTTGGAGAACCTATAGAGATTGCTACTCCAACATTTAACCCTGTCTGTCGTATTGTTCCTAGGAGTATGGTACGGACAAATATTCCTATGATTGATGTTTTCAACTGTTTAGTGAAATCTCAGAAAATTCCTATTTTTTCTTCTTCTGGAGAACATCATAATGCTTTGTTAATGCGGATTGCTGCACAGACAGACGCGGATATAGTTGTGATTGGTGGGATGGGGCTTACATTCGTAGATTACAGCTTTTTTGTTGAAGAGTCTAAGAAGCTAGGATTTGCAGATAAGTGTGTGATGTTTATTCATAAAGCTGTAGATGCTCCTGTAGAATGTGTTTTGGTTCCTGATATGGCCCTAGCTTGTGCTGAAAAATTTGCTGTAGAAGAGAAAAAGAACGTCTTGGTTTTGCTTACAGACATGACAGCGTTTGCTGATGCTCTTAAGGAAATTTCTATCACTATGGATCAAATTCCTGCCAATCGTGGGTACCCCGGTTCCCTATATTCTGATCTAGCTTTACGCTATGAAAAAGCTGTAGAAATTGCCGATGGGGGGTCGATCACCTTAATTACTGTAACTACGATGCCTAGTGACGACATTACACATCCTGTTCCTGATAACACAGGATACATTACAGAGGGACAATTCTACTTGAGGAATAATCGTATAGATCCGTTTGGTTCTCTTTCAAGATTGAAGCAGCTGGTCATTGGTAAGGTGACTCGAGAGGATCATGGAGATCTTGCGAATGCTTTAATTCGTCTTTATGCGGATTCCCGTAAAGCTACAGAAAGAATGGCTATGGGATTCAAGTTATCGAATTGGGATAAGAAATTACTTGCGTTTTCCGAGCTTTTTGAAACTCGTTTGATGAGTTTAGAGGTAAATATTCCTTTAGAAGAAGCTTTAGATATTGGTTGGAAAATTCTAGCTCAAAGTTTCACTTCTGAAGAAGTGGGAATTAAAGCCCAGTTAATAAATAAGTATTGGCCAAAAGCATGTCTGTCCAAGTAA
- a CDS encoding V-type ATP synthase subunit D: MSVQVKLTKNSFRLEKQKLARLQTYLPTLKLKKALLQAEVQNAVKDAAECDKDYVQAYERIYAFAELFSIPLCTDCVEKSFEIQSIDNDFENIAGVEVPIVREVTLFPASYSLLGTPIWLDTMLSASKELVVKKVMAEVSKERLKILEEELRAVSIRVNLFEKKLIPETTKILKKIAVFLSDRSITDVGQVKMAKKKIELRKARGDECV, from the coding sequence ATGTCTGTCCAAGTAAAGCTAACAAAGAACTCCTTTCGACTAGAAAAACAAAAACTAGCACGATTACAAACGTACCTTCCGACATTAAAACTTAAGAAAGCTTTATTGCAGGCTGAGGTACAAAACGCTGTTAAAGATGCTGCAGAGTGTGACAAGGACTATGTACAGGCTTATGAGCGGATTTATGCTTTTGCGGAATTGTTTAGTATTCCTCTCTGTACAGATTGTGTAGAGAAGAGTTTTGAGATTCAGAGTATAGATAACGACTTTGAAAACATAGCTGGTGTTGAGGTCCCTATAGTCCGTGAGGTAACACTATTTCCAGCTTCGTATTCTCTTTTAGGGACCCCGATATGGTTAGATACGATGCTCTCAGCATCAAAAGAACTTGTGGTCAAAAAAGTCATGGCCGAAGTCTCGAAAGAACGTCTAAAGATCTTAGAAGAAGAATTACGAGCCGTTTCAATTCGAGTCAATTTATTTGAGAAGAAGCTCATTCCTGAAACTACGAAGATACTCAAGAAGATTGCGGTTTTCTTAAGTGATCGTAGCATCACCGATGTAGGTCAAGTTAAAATGGCAAAAAAGAAGATAGAACTCCGGAAAGCAAGGGGGGATGAGTGCGTTTAA
- a CDS encoding V-type ATP synthase subunit I, translating into MRLNIHKYLFIGRNKADFFSASRELGVVEFISKKCFITTEQGHRFVECLKVFDHLEAEYSLEALEFVKDESVSVEDIVSEVLTLNKEIKGLLETVKALRKEIVRVKPLGAFSSSEIAELSRKTGISLRFFYRTHKDNEDLEEDSPNVFYLSTAYNFDYYLVLGVVDLPRDRYTEIEAPRSVNELQVDLANLQREIRNRSDRLCDLYAYRREVLRGLCNYDNEQRLHQAKECCEDLFDGKVFAVAGWVIVDRIKELQSLCNRYQIYMERVPVDPDETIPTYLENKGVGMMGEDLVQIYDTPAYSDKDPSTWVFFAFVLFFSMIVNDAGYGLLFLMSSLLFSWKFRRKMKFSKHLSRMLKMTAILGLGCICWGTTTTSFFGMSFSKTSVFREYSMTHVLALKKAEYYLQMRPKAYKELTNEYPSLKAIRDPKAFLLATEIGSAGIESRYVVYDKFIDNILMELALFIGVVHLSLGMLRYLRYRYSGIGWILFMVSAYLYVPIYLGTVSLIHYLFHVPYELGGQIGYYGMFGGIGLAVVLAMIQRSWRGVEEIISVIQVFSDVLSYLRIYALGLAGAMMGATFNQMGARLPMLLGSIVILLGHSVNIILSIMGGVIHGLRLNFIEWYHYSFDGGGRPLRPLRKIVCSEDAEASGIHLDNNSIV; encoded by the coding sequence GTGCGTTTAAATATACATAAGTATCTCTTTATAGGACGCAATAAGGCGGATTTTTTTTCTGCAAGTAGAGAGCTTGGTGTTGTAGAGTTTATTTCTAAAAAGTGTTTCATTACCACAGAACAGGGCCATCGTTTTGTAGAATGCTTAAAAGTTTTTGATCATTTAGAAGCCGAATACTCCTTAGAAGCTTTAGAGTTTGTTAAAGATGAGAGTGTTTCAGTCGAAGATATTGTCTCCGAGGTCCTTACTTTAAATAAGGAAATCAAGGGACTTTTAGAAACTGTAAAGGCATTAAGGAAAGAGATTGTTAGAGTCAAGCCCCTAGGGGCATTTTCTTCTTCAGAGATTGCAGAGCTGTCTAGAAAGACAGGAATATCTCTACGATTTTTCTATAGGACGCATAAAGATAATGAGGATTTAGAGGAGGACTCTCCTAACGTTTTTTATCTTTCTACAGCGTATAATTTTGATTATTATCTAGTTCTTGGAGTTGTGGATCTTCCTAGAGATCGCTACACAGAGATTGAAGCTCCACGTTCTGTAAATGAGTTGCAAGTAGACCTTGCAAATCTTCAGCGCGAGATTAGAAACAGATCCGACCGTCTTTGTGATCTCTATGCCTATCGTAGAGAAGTCCTGCGAGGGCTTTGTAATTATGACAATGAACAAAGGCTTCATCAAGCAAAAGAGTGTTGCGAGGACTTGTTCGATGGGAAAGTCTTTGCTGTTGCGGGTTGGGTCATCGTCGATAGAATCAAAGAATTACAAAGTCTTTGCAATCGTTATCAAATTTATATGGAAAGGGTTCCTGTTGATCCTGATGAGACGATCCCTACCTACCTTGAGAATAAAGGTGTAGGTATGATGGGAGAGGATCTTGTACAGATTTATGATACTCCAGCATATTCCGATAAAGATCCTTCCACTTGGGTATTTTTTGCTTTTGTGCTCTTCTTCTCTATGATTGTCAATGATGCTGGCTACGGCCTGCTATTTCTAATGTCTTCGCTTCTATTCTCTTGGAAATTCCGTCGTAAGATGAAGTTCTCTAAACATCTCTCACGCATGCTGAAGATGACCGCTATTTTAGGTCTTGGTTGTATATGTTGGGGAACGACAACAACTTCATTTTTTGGAATGAGTTTTAGTAAAACGAGTGTGTTTAGAGAATACTCTATGACGCATGTCTTGGCTTTGAAAAAGGCCGAATACTACCTGCAAATGCGTCCTAAAGCCTATAAGGAACTCACGAATGAGTACCCCTCGTTAAAAGCGATTCGTGATCCCAAGGCCTTCTTGCTAGCAACTGAAATAGGAAGTGCAGGTATAGAATCTCGTTATGTAGTCTACGATAAGTTTATCGATAATATCCTTATGGAATTAGCGCTGTTTATTGGAGTCGTACACCTTTCCTTAGGTATGTTGCGCTATCTTCGTTATCGTTATTCTGGCATTGGGTGGATTCTCTTTATGGTTAGCGCCTATCTTTATGTGCCTATTTATCTTGGTACTGTATCTTTGATTCATTATCTTTTCCATGTTCCCTATGAATTAGGAGGACAAATAGGATATTATGGCATGTTTGGTGGAATTGGGCTTGCTGTTGTACTGGCAATGATACAGAGGAGTTGGCGTGGAGTTGAGGAAATCATTTCTGTGATCCAAGTGTTCTCTGATGTTCTCTCGTATCTCCGTATATATGCTTTAGGACTTGCTGGTGCTATGATGGGAGCCACGTTTAATCAAATGGGAGCAAGATTGCCTATGCTTCTTGGTTCTATAGTTATTCTTCTTGGTCACTCCGTGAATATCATTCTTTCTATTATGGGAGGAGTGATTCATGGACTTAGGTTAAATTTTATAGAGTGGTACCACTACAGTTTTGATGGGGGAGGTCGTCCCTTACGTCCTCTGAGAAAGATTGTCTGTAGCGAAGATGCTGAGGCTTCGGGGATTCACTTAGATAATAATTCAATAGTTTGA